The following proteins are encoded in a genomic region of Nitrospiria bacterium:
- a CDS encoding competence/damage-inducible protein A: protein MKAEIIATGSELLVNRTDRNSLVISKHLASIGIEVRFITIVGDHEEDLEDALQRSQNRANLTIVTGGLGATDDDITKKVVSRVTNKRLILREEILKKISDRLSGQNREVTARHERMALLPAQAHLLENSVGTAPGFLIKHEKGILICIPGVHKEVQAMVPGVVLPALKPYLIGPFTIHRKSFRITGLMELQVEEKLKGLNFTGYPIQVGVTAHTAGVDIQIQYTGKMETEGKAVLNEIGQKLATEFGDVLYGFGEDTLEAEVGKLLTQLRQTLAVAESCTGGLMTHRLTNIPGSSNYLERAVVSYSNKAKESLLGVSPETLKTLGAVSLQAAKEMAEGIRKLAHTDLGFSITGIAGPTGGTEEKPVGLVFMALAHFSGTQGFRFQFFGDRETIKWRSAQAALNELRKYLLQVVKGS, encoded by the coding sequence GTGAAAGCGGAAATTATTGCAACCGGATCAGAGTTATTGGTCAACAGAACGGACCGGAATTCCCTGGTAATTTCAAAACACCTGGCCTCTATTGGGATCGAAGTACGGTTTATCACCATTGTGGGCGATCATGAAGAAGATTTAGAAGATGCCCTTCAACGATCACAAAACCGGGCAAACCTTACGATTGTCACAGGAGGCCTCGGAGCAACCGACGATGATATTACTAAAAAAGTGGTTTCCCGTGTGACCAATAAACGCCTGATTCTCAGAGAGGAAATTTTAAAAAAAATCTCAGACCGCCTTTCGGGCCAAAACAGAGAAGTGACCGCGCGGCATGAGCGCATGGCGCTTCTTCCCGCACAAGCTCACTTGCTGGAAAATTCCGTGGGAACCGCTCCAGGTTTTCTCATCAAACATGAAAAAGGAATTTTAATCTGCATCCCCGGGGTTCATAAAGAAGTACAAGCCATGGTTCCAGGAGTGGTCCTTCCGGCCCTCAAACCCTACCTAATCGGGCCTTTTACGATTCATAGGAAGTCATTCCGAATTACCGGGTTGATGGAATTACAGGTGGAGGAGAAATTAAAAGGGCTGAATTTTACAGGTTATCCGATTCAAGTTGGCGTCACCGCCCATACGGCAGGTGTGGATATCCAGATTCAATACACCGGAAAGATGGAAACGGAAGGAAAAGCGGTATTAAATGAAATCGGCCAAAAACTCGCCACTGAGTTTGGAGATGTCCTTTATGGGTTTGGAGAAGACACCCTGGAGGCAGAGGTGGGAAAACTCCTGACCCAATTAAGACAGACCCTTGCGGTGGCTGAATCTTGCACGGGAGGATTGATGACCCATCGTTTAACCAATATCCCGGGGAGTTCTAACTATCTGGAACGGGCCGTGGTCTCTTACAGCAATAAAGCAAAAGAATCCCTTTTGGGGGTTTCTCCCGAAACGCTTAAAACCCTTGGTGCGGTTTCCCTCCAGGCCGCCAAAGAGATGGCCGAAGGCATCAGAAAGCTGGCCCACACCGATCTCGGATTTTCCATTACCGGCATTGCGGGGCCTACCGGGGGAACAGAAGAGAAGCCCGTGGGATTGGTCTTCATGGCACTCGCCCACTTTTCAGGGACACAGGGTTTTCGGTTTCAATTTTTTGGAGACCGGGAGACTATTAAATGGAGAAGCGCACAGGCTGCATTGAATGAGTTAAGAAAATATCTTTTACAGGTGGTTAAGGGATCGTAG
- a CDS encoding RidA family protein: protein MSVEAKLKELGISLPPAPRPVAAYVPAVKSGNLLFLSGVIPFVNGKMTHVGKLGKEISTEDGYEAARISLLNALAIIKSELGSLDQVKQIVKLTGYVASSPGFTQQPQVINGASDLLIKLFGEKGLHARVSVGVAELPLGASIEIELVVELKG, encoded by the coding sequence ATGTCTGTTGAAGCCAAGCTGAAAGAATTGGGTATTTCCCTTCCACCTGCCCCCAGGCCCGTAGCCGCATATGTTCCCGCCGTTAAAAGCGGAAATCTTCTTTTTTTAAGCGGGGTCATTCCTTTTGTGAATGGGAAAATGACCCATGTGGGAAAATTAGGAAAAGAAATTTCAACCGAAGATGGCTACGAGGCCGCACGGATTAGCCTCCTGAATGCACTGGCGATCATCAAGAGTGAATTGGGGAGTTTAGATCAGGTTAAACAGATCGTAAAACTGACCGGATATGTGGCTTCTAGCCCGGGGTTTACCCAGCAACCCCAAGTAATCAATGGCGCTTCAGATCTCTTGATTAAACTCTTTGGTGAAAAAGGTTTACACGCCCGGGTCTCCGTTGGGGTTGCTGAATTGCCTCTGGGCGCCTCCATCGAAATTGAACTGGTTGTGGAATTAAAAGGTTAA
- a CDS encoding type IV pilus twitching motility protein PilT — MNINDLLKAALEQKASDLHLKVGNHPTLRVDGHLTPVTDQPKISQEDAISVAFSIMSNGQKQRFKEKNEIDLAHSAAGLGRFRVNIFQQRGTISLVFRVVPTKILTIEELHLPTVLEKLSMEPRGLILVTGTTGSGKSTCLSALIDHINRNRTDNIITIEDPIEFLHRDRKSLVSQREIGNDTESFSYALRSALRQDPDVILVGEMRDFETISTALVAAETGHLVMSTLHTIDATETINRIISVFPPYQQKQVRLQLASVIKGIVSMRLVPRLDGKGRVPGVEIMIATQTIRECIIDPDKTRRIHDVIAAGASQYGMQTFDQSLYDLYQKKMISYEEALRWCTNPEDFTLKIKGIQTTSEVAWQESEKLEQDTSSEFKIERFGK; from the coding sequence ATGAACATAAATGATCTCTTAAAAGCCGCCCTTGAGCAAAAGGCCTCCGATCTCCATCTCAAAGTAGGAAATCACCCCACTCTTCGGGTGGATGGTCATCTTACCCCGGTGACTGACCAGCCAAAAATCAGCCAGGAAGATGCCATTTCCGTGGCGTTTTCCATCATGAGCAATGGCCAAAAACAACGGTTCAAGGAAAAAAATGAAATCGATCTTGCCCACAGTGCAGCGGGATTGGGGCGCTTCCGTGTCAATATCTTTCAACAAAGGGGAACAATCAGTCTTGTTTTCAGGGTCGTCCCAACCAAAATCCTGACCATCGAAGAATTGCATCTTCCCACGGTTCTTGAAAAACTGTCTATGGAACCCCGGGGGTTGATTTTGGTGACGGGAACCACAGGAAGCGGAAAATCAACCTGTCTTTCCGCTTTAATCGATCATATTAACCGAAACCGCACCGATAATATCATTACCATTGAGGATCCCATCGAGTTCCTTCACCGGGACCGGAAAAGCCTGGTCAGTCAAAGGGAAATCGGAAACGATACCGAATCTTTTAGTTATGCCCTTCGAAGCGCACTTCGGCAGGACCCCGATGTCATTCTGGTGGGCGAAATGAGGGATTTTGAAACCATCTCTACCGCCTTGGTGGCGGCCGAAACGGGGCACTTGGTGATGAGCACCCTTCATACCATTGACGCCACTGAAACCATTAACCGTATCATTTCAGTCTTTCCCCCCTATCAGCAAAAACAGGTCCGCCTTCAATTGGCTTCAGTGATTAAGGGCATTGTCTCCATGCGATTGGTCCCCAGATTGGATGGAAAGGGACGTGTTCCAGGGGTTGAAATAATGATTGCCACACAGACCATACGGGAGTGTATCATTGATCCCGATAAAACCCGCAGGATTCATGACGTGATTGCCGCCGGTGCATCTCAATACGGCATGCAAACATTTGATCAATCTCTTTATGATCTCTACCAAAAAAAAATGATTAGCTACGAGGAGGCTCTCCGCTGGTGCACCAATCCAGAGGATTTCACCCTTAAAATTAAAGGCATTCAAACTACCAGTGAAGTGGCATGGCAAGAGTCTGAGAAACTCGAGCAGGATACGTCATCCGAATTTAAAATCGAGCGGTTTGGAAAATAA
- the recA gene encoding recombinase RecA, producing the protein MLEKEQNRMKALDLAFTQIERQFGKGAIMKLGSNSLATDVQVISTGSLGLDIALGLGGLPRGRVVEIYGPESSGKTTLSLQALAQVQKEGGTAAFIDAEHALDVTYAIKLGVNTDDLLVSQPDTGEQALEIAETLVRSGAVDIIVIDSVAALVPRAEIEGEMGDSHMGLQARLMSQALRKLTAAISKSHSIVVFINQIRMKIGVMFGNPETTTGGNALKFYSSIRLDIRRIETLKDGQEVIGGRVRVKVVKNKVAPPFRQAEFDILFNEGISIVGELIDLGVSQNIVEKSGAWYSYKGERIGQGREQAKRYLKENPKLVKEIDEKIRQAYGLIKKPEPKTTPTASKTGTQKEQTKTG; encoded by the coding sequence ATGCTTGAAAAAGAACAAAATCGAATGAAAGCCCTGGACCTTGCGTTCACCCAAATTGAACGGCAATTTGGAAAAGGGGCCATTATGAAACTAGGCTCCAATAGCCTGGCAACGGATGTACAGGTAATTTCCACCGGGTCACTGGGCCTTGATATCGCTTTAGGCCTGGGGGGTTTACCAAGAGGCCGGGTAGTAGAGATCTATGGGCCGGAATCCTCCGGGAAAACAACCCTTTCCTTGCAGGCCCTCGCCCAAGTCCAGAAAGAAGGAGGAACCGCTGCCTTTATCGACGCGGAGCATGCTCTAGATGTGACCTATGCCATAAAGCTAGGTGTAAATACAGATGATCTTCTGGTCTCTCAACCTGATACGGGAGAGCAGGCACTGGAAATTGCCGAAACACTGGTCCGAAGCGGTGCCGTTGATATCATTGTCATCGATTCCGTAGCGGCCCTGGTTCCCCGGGCGGAAATTGAAGGAGAAATGGGGGATTCCCATATGGGTCTGCAGGCGCGGTTGATGTCCCAAGCCTTAAGGAAACTGACCGCGGCCATCAGTAAATCCCATTCCATCGTGGTGTTTATCAACCAAATCCGGATGAAAATTGGCGTAATGTTCGGAAACCCAGAGACCACAACTGGTGGAAATGCTTTAAAATTCTACTCCTCCATCCGTTTGGATATCCGCCGCATTGAAACCCTCAAAGACGGCCAGGAGGTCATCGGTGGCCGGGTTCGTGTAAAGGTGGTGAAAAACAAAGTTGCCCCTCCCTTTCGCCAGGCCGAGTTCGATATCCTGTTCAATGAGGGGATTTCAATAGTAGGAGAACTCATTGATTTAGGGGTTTCCCAAAATATTGTCGAAAAAAGCGGAGCCTGGTATTCTTACAAGGGGGAAAGAATTGGCCAAGGGCGCGAGCAGGCCAAACGGTATCTGAAAGAAAATCCAAAATTGGTCAAAGAAATTGATGAGAAAATCAGACAAGCCTACGGTCTGATTAAAAAACCCGAACCCAAAACAACCCCAACGGCTTCAAAAACAGGTACCCAAAAAGAACAAACGAAAACCGGATAA
- the deoC gene encoding deoxyribose-phosphate aldolase yields the protein MFKNARQLSQLLDYTLLSPTVSQKNIEDAAQLAIHYQFAALCVPPTYVEHAQKILTHSKVKVSTVIGFPLGHSSIPVKILEAMEAIKHGAQELEVMINLGFFRAGDEDYTLNEIRNIMNVSHSCIHKIIIETGLLTQTEKKKACQLIMKTGAAFVKTSTGFGPSGATTEDIQLLTREAGKKAKVKASGGIRNLQRVEELWKAGASRIGTSAAVSIMREFENQSGLQNRHSKAS from the coding sequence ATGTTTAAAAATGCTCGGCAACTTTCCCAACTTTTAGACTACACCCTGCTATCCCCAACCGTGAGTCAAAAAAATATTGAAGACGCGGCCCAATTAGCAATTCATTATCAATTCGCCGCTTTATGCGTTCCTCCTACCTACGTGGAACACGCCCAAAAAATTCTGACCCATTCCAAGGTTAAGGTGTCCACGGTCATCGGATTTCCATTAGGCCACTCCTCCATTCCCGTTAAAATCCTTGAAGCCATGGAAGCCATTAAACATGGTGCCCAGGAACTGGAAGTCATGATCAACCTGGGGTTTTTCAGGGCCGGGGATGAAGATTATACACTGAATGAAATCCGTAACATCATGAATGTAAGCCATTCCTGTATTCATAAAATCATCATTGAGACCGGACTTTTAACCCAGACGGAAAAGAAAAAGGCCTGCCAACTGATTATGAAAACCGGGGCCGCATTTGTAAAAACGTCCACGGGTTTTGGACCCTCGGGGGCAACGACTGAAGATATACAGTTATTGACCCGAGAAGCAGGAAAAAAAGCAAAAGTCAAAGCTTCTGGAGGAATTCGAAACCTTCAAAGGGTCGAGGAACTGTGGAAAGCAGGGGCCAGTCGAATTGGAACCAGTGCGGCGGTATCCATCATGAGGGAATTTGAAAATCAATCTGGTCTTCAAAACCGCCACTCCAAAGCATCGTAA
- the thpR gene encoding RNA 2',3'-cyclic phosphodiesterase — translation MPTTRTFIALPLPEEIQKALGELQGRLKKELPQVRWTNPENMHLTLKFLGEVENDLLPSIEKSLGEIASPYETFSLCANGLDCFPPKGSPRVIWVGLQEKTGTLMQLADRIENEMETFSFPKEKRAFTPHLTLGRVRSDQKTKISSQTMKEIVQKEGSTDFGSFEANQVLLVKSELTPKGPVYSNLATIQLKERLSS, via the coding sequence ATGCCCACCACCCGTACATTTATTGCTTTACCACTTCCGGAGGAGATTCAAAAAGCCCTGGGAGAACTACAAGGGCGGTTAAAAAAAGAATTACCCCAGGTTCGATGGACAAACCCTGAAAACATGCATCTGACATTAAAATTTCTAGGAGAGGTCGAAAACGATCTTTTACCCTCCATTGAAAAATCGCTTGGGGAAATTGCCTCCCCCTATGAGACGTTCTCTTTATGTGCCAATGGGCTCGACTGTTTTCCTCCTAAAGGGTCCCCCAGGGTGATTTGGGTTGGACTCCAGGAGAAAACGGGGACTTTGATGCAACTGGCCGACCGCATTGAAAATGAAATGGAGACATTTTCCTTTCCAAAGGAAAAAAGGGCCTTTACACCGCACCTAACATTGGGGCGGGTCCGCTCGGATCAGAAAACTAAAATCTCTTCACAAACCATGAAAGAAATAGTACAAAAGGAAGGCTCCACTGATTTCGGGAGTTTTGAAGCAAACCAGGTGCTTTTGGTCAAAAGCGAGCTCACCCCGAAGGGACCGGTTTATTCCAACCTGGCCACCATTCAGTTAAAGGAAAGGTTGTCTTCTTAA
- the mltG gene encoding endolytic transglycosylase MltG — translation MKQRQKPTTLFFGVVFSIGLFSFTSILSANFFLTDLEKKGVSKTIEVPIGTSLSGLAHLLKKEELISKKTPFIILGKLTRSERKIKPGEYSLDPSMGPLKMMEMFKNGKVVLHEIRIPEGYTAEQIGRLLERKGLITQGEFLKWVEDPGLINRFGINAPSMEGYLFPETYFFPKHLGGEEIIQTMVSRFEKTFPLEWRERAKTLNLTEHEVVTLASIIEKETGKGDERNLISAVFHNRIKRGMPLQSDPTVIYALPNFNGNLTRKHLSYLSPYNTYRVRGLPPGPIANPGTQSIEAALYPADVNYFYFVSKNDGSHYFSKTLGEHNRAVQLYQMNRSSSHAMKTSGTR, via the coding sequence ATGAAACAAAGGCAAAAACCTACAACCCTTTTCTTCGGGGTGGTCTTTTCCATCGGACTTTTTTCGTTTACCAGCATTCTATCCGCCAACTTTTTCTTAACAGACTTAGAAAAAAAGGGGGTCTCCAAAACCATCGAGGTTCCCATCGGAACCAGTTTAAGCGGATTGGCCCACCTTTTGAAAAAAGAAGAGCTTATTTCCAAAAAAACCCCTTTTATCATCTTGGGGAAATTGACCCGTTCGGAGCGAAAAATTAAACCGGGAGAATATTCATTAGACCCTTCCATGGGTCCCCTGAAAATGATGGAAATGTTCAAAAATGGAAAAGTGGTTTTACATGAAATCCGAATCCCGGAGGGTTATACCGCTGAGCAAATAGGCCGTCTTTTAGAGAGGAAAGGACTTATTACTCAAGGAGAGTTTTTGAAGTGGGTGGAAGATCCCGGACTTATTAATCGCTTCGGGATCAATGCGCCAAGCATGGAAGGGTACCTTTTTCCGGAGACCTATTTCTTTCCAAAACATTTGGGAGGTGAAGAAATCATTCAAACCATGGTTTCCCGATTTGAAAAAACCTTTCCCCTGGAATGGCGGGAAAGGGCCAAAACCCTCAATTTGACGGAACATGAGGTGGTCACCCTTGCTTCTATTATAGAAAAAGAAACCGGAAAAGGGGATGAACGAAATTTGATTTCAGCCGTTTTTCATAACCGGATCAAACGAGGGATGCCCCTTCAGAGCGATCCAACGGTGATATACGCTCTCCCGAATTTTAACGGAAATTTAACCCGTAAACACCTGTCCTATCTTTCCCCGTACAATACCTACCGGGTGAGAGGACTTCCCCCTGGGCCCATTGCTAATCCCGGAACCCAATCCATTGAGGCCGCGCTCTACCCTGCCGATGTTAACTATTTTTATTTTGTTTCAAAAAATGATGGAAGCCATTATTTTTCAAAAACACTCGGAGAACATAACCGCGCCGTTCAACTTTACCAAATGAATAGATCTTCAAGTCATGCCATGAAAACATCAGGAACCCGGTAA
- a CDS encoding phosphatidylglycerophosphatase A, translated as MNKLAILIATGFGSGYSPFASGTAGSLVGLVIFWGISGLSPLPYFLLLVILFLIGWYCAGVAEKNFKEKDSSRIVVDEIHGMLLTLWALPHHTTYIIAGFFLFRLFDVWKPFPARYLERKVPGGLGVMLDDTAAALYANGILHGVRMLNILG; from the coding sequence TTGAATAAATTAGCGATTCTGATCGCCACGGGCTTTGGGAGTGGCTACAGTCCGTTTGCTTCGGGAACCGCAGGAAGCCTTGTTGGGTTGGTCATCTTTTGGGGGATCAGCGGGTTATCTCCCCTTCCCTATTTTCTTTTATTGGTCATCTTATTTTTGATCGGCTGGTACTGCGCGGGGGTTGCGGAAAAAAATTTTAAAGAAAAGGATAGCAGCCGCATTGTCGTGGATGAAATTCATGGCATGCTGTTAACCCTTTGGGCCCTTCCTCATCACACCACTTATATCATCGCCGGATTCTTTCTGTTCCGCCTCTTTGATGTTTGGAAGCCCTTCCCAGCACGCTACCTTGAAAGGAAAGTGCCCGGCGGTTTAGGGGTCATGCTGGATGATACCGCAGCGGCATTGTATGCCAATGGAATTTTGCACGGGGTAAGGATGTTGAATATTTTGGGATAG
- the alaS gene encoding alanine--tRNA ligase has protein sequence MKSSDIRENFCQFFINHGHTRVSSSSLIPAQDPTLLFTNAGMVQFKGVFLGEEKRPYKRAISIQKCMRAGGKHNDLENVGKTRRHHTFFEMLGNFSFGDYFKKEAIEMGWEFLTRDMKLPGDRLWVTVFREDDQASDIWKNQIRLSSNRIIRMGEKDNFWQMGETGPCGPCSEIHIDQGESLGCGKPTCAVGCDCDRYLEIWNLVFMQFDRSLDGKLTPLPKPSIDTGMGVERLAAITQGVSSNYDSDLFKPLLHSIAERSTVPYGSSEKEDMAIRVIADHLRALTFLLSDGVLPSNEGRGYVLRRILRRAARFGKVLSINEPFLYQLSNEVIDLMRGAYPDLERSRQTISQITLGEEERFLQTLDQGMKTLTQVIQEVKQKGKRQIPGQELFTLYDTYGFPLDLAGEIAQENQLALDEAGFEEAMDQQRERARAATQFSTEDAPSKDTFKEILQDTGETQFVGYETLEAEPTLIAIIRDGQRVKRALEGESVELILDSTPFYGEGGGQVGDQGLLLRPNASVELHNTIHPLPNLFLHLGKVIQGEIKEGERFNAIVNQKTRKGAERNHTATHLLHSVLRELLGDHVKQAGSLVAHDRLRFDFSHFNPLNDREIHRIEEVINERVRQNFAVKKEWMDIDEALSRGALAFFGDKYGSRVRVVEINHFSKELCGGTHCRETGEIGLFKLVHEGGIASGVRRIEALTGEMAYKFFKHQEEDFRELASLLKVQPVDVLGRAKKLLINMKEQEKEIHRLKEKLSSSQTRDLAENVKEMKGIQVLTKRLENYDMKELRSVADQVRTRFPSGIALLGSVKEGKVSLIILVSKDLVSRYQASELIKPIASKIGGSGGGRPDMAQAGGKIPESLDAAMDMIGQLL, from the coding sequence GTGAAGTCATCAGACATTAGAGAGAATTTCTGCCAATTCTTTATAAACCACGGGCACACGAGGGTTTCCAGTTCTTCCTTGATTCCCGCCCAGGATCCAACCCTTCTTTTTACCAATGCCGGAATGGTTCAATTTAAAGGAGTATTTTTAGGAGAAGAAAAACGTCCCTACAAGCGGGCCATTTCAATCCAGAAATGCATGCGCGCGGGTGGAAAACATAATGACCTTGAAAATGTAGGCAAAACCCGACGGCATCATACCTTTTTTGAAATGCTGGGAAATTTCTCCTTTGGGGACTACTTTAAAAAAGAAGCCATTGAAATGGGGTGGGAATTCCTTACCCGTGATATGAAGCTCCCTGGGGATCGGCTTTGGGTCACCGTTTTCCGGGAAGATGATCAGGCTTCGGATATATGGAAAAACCAAATTCGCCTTTCCTCAAACCGGATTATTCGAATGGGAGAAAAAGATAACTTTTGGCAAATGGGGGAAACCGGACCCTGTGGTCCATGTTCTGAAATTCACATCGACCAGGGTGAATCTTTGGGCTGCGGAAAGCCCACCTGTGCGGTCGGGTGCGATTGCGATCGTTACCTTGAAATATGGAATCTGGTCTTCATGCAATTCGATCGAAGCCTCGATGGAAAACTGACCCCGTTGCCGAAACCCAGCATTGATACAGGAATGGGGGTGGAACGTTTGGCTGCCATTACTCAAGGGGTATCCAGCAACTATGATAGCGATCTTTTCAAACCCCTTCTCCATTCCATTGCCGAACGAAGCACGGTCCCCTATGGATCCAGCGAAAAAGAAGATATGGCGATACGGGTGATTGCAGATCATTTACGTGCCCTAACCTTCTTACTTTCCGATGGGGTCCTCCCCTCCAATGAAGGGAGGGGGTACGTTCTGCGCCGGATTCTTCGGAGAGCGGCCCGGTTTGGAAAGGTCTTATCAATTAATGAGCCCTTTTTATATCAACTTTCTAATGAAGTAATCGATTTGATGAGAGGAGCCTATCCTGATTTGGAAAGATCCCGGCAAACAATCTCCCAGATCACTCTAGGTGAAGAAGAGCGGTTTCTTCAAACACTGGATCAGGGGATGAAAACCCTGACCCAAGTCATCCAAGAGGTTAAACAAAAGGGAAAGCGCCAAATTCCCGGTCAAGAACTTTTTACCCTTTACGACACCTATGGGTTTCCGTTGGACCTGGCGGGGGAAATTGCCCAAGAAAATCAGTTAGCCCTGGATGAAGCAGGTTTTGAGGAAGCCATGGATCAACAACGGGAGCGGGCCAGGGCAGCCACCCAATTCTCCACGGAGGATGCTCCTTCCAAAGATACTTTTAAGGAAATTCTTCAAGACACGGGAGAAACCCAATTTGTGGGTTATGAGACCCTTGAGGCAGAGCCAACCCTTATTGCCATCATTAGGGATGGCCAACGGGTTAAACGGGCACTGGAAGGGGAATCGGTGGAACTGATCTTGGATTCCACCCCATTTTATGGTGAGGGAGGCGGGCAAGTTGGGGACCAAGGTCTTTTGCTTCGCCCCAACGCCAGTGTGGAATTACATAACACCATTCACCCTCTCCCGAATCTTTTTCTCCACTTGGGGAAGGTGATTCAGGGAGAAATTAAAGAGGGGGAGCGGTTTAATGCCATCGTTAACCAAAAGACCAGAAAAGGTGCCGAAAGAAATCACACCGCCACTCATCTCCTTCATTCCGTTCTTCGGGAATTGCTGGGGGACCATGTCAAGCAGGCAGGATCTTTAGTGGCCCACGATCGCCTCCGGTTTGACTTTTCTCACTTTAATCCTCTCAACGATCGAGAAATCCATCGTATTGAGGAAGTCATCAATGAGCGGGTCCGCCAAAACTTCGCGGTGAAAAAAGAATGGATGGACATCGATGAAGCCCTCTCCAGAGGAGCGCTGGCCTTTTTTGGTGACAAATATGGAAGCCGTGTCCGGGTCGTTGAAATCAATCACTTTAGTAAAGAGCTGTGCGGAGGAACCCACTGCCGAGAAACGGGTGAAATCGGTTTATTTAAATTGGTTCACGAGGGGGGTATTGCATCGGGTGTTCGGAGAATCGAAGCCCTCACGGGAGAGATGGCATACAAGTTTTTCAAACACCAGGAAGAGGATTTTAGGGAATTGGCCTCTCTTTTAAAAGTTCAACCGGTGGATGTCCTTGGGCGAGCAAAAAAACTTTTAATTAATATGAAAGAGCAGGAAAAAGAAATCCACCGTTTAAAGGAAAAACTCTCCTCTTCACAAACTCGTGACCTGGCAGAAAACGTCAAGGAGATGAAGGGGATCCAAGTGCTGACCAAACGCTTGGAAAACTATGATATGAAGGAACTCCGATCGGTTGCAGATCAGGTCCGAACCCGTTTTCCCTCTGGAATTGCCCTGCTTGGTTCCGTAAAAGAAGGAAAGGTCTCTCTTATCATATTGGTTTCAAAGGATCTGGTCTCCCGTTATCAGGCCTCTGAGTTGATTAAACCAATTGCTTCAAAAATTGGGGGAAGCGGGGGGGGGCGACCGGATATGGCTCAGGCAGGGGGCAAAATTCCAGAAAGTTTAGACGCCGCCATGGACATGATCGGCCAACTCCTATAA